One Microcaecilia unicolor chromosome 8, aMicUni1.1, whole genome shotgun sequence DNA window includes the following coding sequences:
- the LOC115476142 gene encoding alpha-2Da adrenergic receptor-like encodes MENSSLTADLMLNTSNFTSKEAWSLPYTPAGTALIILAVLTIILSSLIGNALVVVAVCSSQALRAPQNLFLVSLASADILVSILIIPFSLANEIMGYWHFGSIFCSLYLTLDILFCTSSIVHLCAISLDRYWSVTKAISYGLKRTRKRIKSIIAMIWILSAVISFPPLLTSKHRDWECLLNDNMWYVLASCTISFFAPCLIMILVYCRIYQVAKQRTCMAFVAKNSSAAGQSYHSRQKAEITNSQSSKSNQPQEDLANTSQDHGASTCSNHHPKPPQLEESKAQKKRLTGVLCRTAGQQRREQSTFISKARQAQLREKRLTFVLAVVIGGFVICWFPFFFTYSLNSVCRESCNISKPLFNFFFWVGYCNSCLNPIFYSVFNRDFRKAFSRILCHTGQGTL; translated from the coding sequence ATGGAGAATAGCAGTCTGACTGCTGACCTCATGCTGAATACCTCCAATTTCACTAGTAAAGAAGCCTGGAGCCTCCCGTACACTCCTGCTGGGACAGCTCTAATCATCCTGGCAGTGTTAACCATCATCCTGTCTTCACTCATCGGCAATGCTTTAGTGGTGGTGGCAGTTTGTTCAAGTCAAGCCCTCCGAGCACCACAGAATCTCTTCCTGGTATCTCTGGCATCAGCCGACATCTTAGTGAGTATCTTAATTATTCCTTTCTCACTTGCAAATGAAATTATGGGGTACTGGCATTTTGGCAGCATTTTTTGCAGCCTGTACCTCACGTTGGATATTCTCTTCTGTACCTCGTCCATTGTCCATCTCTGTGCTATCAGCTTAGACAGGTACTGGTCAGTGACCAAGGCTATCAGTTATGGTCTAAAGAGGACCCGCAAGAGGATCAAAAGCATAATTGCTATGATCTGGATCTTGTCAGCTGTTATCTCATTTCCACCACTATTGACATCCAAGCACAGGGACTGGGAGTGTCTGCTGAATGATAACATGTGGTATGTGCTTGCCTCTTGTACTATATCCTTCTTCGCTCCATGCTTGATCATGATCTTGGTCTACTGTAGGATCTACCAAGTTGCCAAGCAAAGAACATGTATGGCCTTTGTAGCTAAAAACAGCTCTGCAGCTGGGCAGTCCTACCACAGCAGGCAAAAGGCTGAGATAACAAATAGCCAGAGTTCCAAGAGTAACCAGCCCCAGGAAGATCTGGCAAATACTAGCCAAGATCATGGTGCCAGTACCTGTTCAAATCACCACCCAAAGCCACCCCAGCTGGAGGAGTCTAAGGCACAAAAGAAGAGGCTGACTGGGGTGCTCTGCAGGACTGCTggacagcagaggagagagcagtcTACATTTATCTCTAAGGCACGGCAGGCACAGCTCAGGGAGAAGAGATTAACCTTTGTCCTGGCCGTGGTGATTGGGGGTTTTGTCATCTGCTGGTTCCCCTTCTTTTTTACGTACAGCCTAAATTCAGTCTGCAGGGAAAGTTGCAACATCTCCAAGCCACTCTTCAACTTTTTTTTCTGGGTGGGTTACTGCAATAGCTGCCTGAACCCCATTTTCTACTCTGTCTTCAACAGAGACTTCCGAAAGGCCTTTAGCAGGATTCTCTGCCACACAGGACAAGGAACTCTATAA